The Alkalilimnicola sp. S0819 genome includes a window with the following:
- the rseP gene encoding RIP metalloprotease RseP encodes MSALTSLLSFVVAIGVLVTVHEFGHYWVARRMGVKVLRFSVGFGRPLLRWVRGADRTEYVISAIPLGGYVKMLDEREGPVAEEEAHRAFNRKSLGARSAVVVAGPLFNFAFALLAYWLVFLTGSTVLRPVVDAPPPHSPAAVAELRAGDEILRVDGEIVRSWEEALFTLLERGLGGKVLALQVESAEGARRELRLPMPDGLLREEGDVLARLGLRPWRPVLAPVFAEVRADTPAAAAGLRAGDRVLAANGEPIADWTALVRYLEARPGGQVRLSLRRDGAAIERQVTLEAVERDGRQVGRLGVIPEVPEGLYDRVRAEVRYGPLEAVSKSARATWQASALTVKVLGRMLIGDASLKNLSGPINIAQYAGESASLGLAPFLKFLAIISISLGILNLLPVPVLDGGHLLYFGIEALRGRPLSEQAQLLGQQIGMALLLMLMALAFYNDIVRLLAG; translated from the coding sequence ATGAGTGCCTTGACCAGTCTGCTCTCCTTCGTGGTGGCCATCGGCGTGCTGGTGACCGTGCACGAGTTCGGCCACTACTGGGTGGCCCGGCGCATGGGCGTGAAGGTGCTGCGCTTCTCCGTGGGCTTCGGCCGACCGCTGCTGCGCTGGGTGCGCGGCGCGGACCGCACTGAATACGTCATCTCCGCCATCCCCCTGGGCGGGTACGTGAAGATGCTCGATGAACGGGAAGGCCCGGTGGCGGAAGAGGAGGCGCACCGCGCCTTCAACCGCAAGTCCCTGGGAGCGCGCTCCGCTGTTGTGGTGGCCGGTCCCTTGTTCAATTTCGCCTTCGCGTTACTGGCCTACTGGCTGGTGTTCCTCACCGGCAGCACCGTGCTGCGCCCGGTGGTGGACGCGCCACCGCCCCACAGCCCGGCGGCGGTGGCGGAGCTTCGCGCGGGCGACGAGATCCTGCGGGTGGACGGTGAAATCGTGCGCTCCTGGGAGGAGGCGTTGTTCACCCTGCTCGAACGCGGCCTGGGCGGCAAGGTACTCGCCCTGCAGGTGGAAAGCGCGGAAGGCGCCCGGCGCGAGCTGCGCCTGCCCATGCCCGATGGCCTGCTGCGGGAGGAGGGTGATGTGCTCGCGCGTTTGGGGCTGCGCCCCTGGCGTCCGGTGCTGGCGCCGGTGTTCGCCGAGGTGCGCGCCGACACGCCGGCGGCGGCGGCGGGCCTGCGCGCGGGCGACCGGGTGCTGGCGGCGAACGGCGAGCCGATCGCGGACTGGACCGCGCTGGTGCGGTACCTGGAGGCGCGCCCCGGGGGGCAGGTCCGTCTGAGCCTGCGCCGCGACGGCGCGGCCATCGAGCGGCAGGTGACCCTGGAGGCCGTGGAGCGGGACGGGCGCCAGGTGGGCCGACTGGGGGTGATCCCCGAAGTGCCGGAAGGGCTTTATGATCGGGTGCGCGCTGAGGTACGGTATGGGCCGCTGGAGGCGGTGAGCAAGTCCGCGCGGGCGACCTGGCAGGCCAGCGCCCTGACCGTCAAGGTGCTGGGGCGCATGCTGATCGGCGATGCTTCGCTGAAGAATCTCAGTGGGCCGATCAATATCGCCCAATACGCGGGGGAATCCGCCAGCCTGGGGCTGGCGCCGTTTCTGAAGTTTCTGGCCATCATCAGCATCAGCCTGGGCATACTGAACCTGCTGCCCGTGCCGGTGCTCGACGGCGGTCACCTGCTGTATTTCGGCATAGAGGCGCTGCGTGGCCGCCCCCTGTCCGAGCAGGCCCAGCTGTTGGGTCAGCAGATCGGCATGGCGCTTTTGCTGATGCTGATGGCCTTGGCGTTCTACAACGATATAGTCCGGCTGCTGGCCGGCTGA
- the ispC gene encoding 1-deoxy-D-xylulose-5-phosphate reductoisomerase codes for MRVTVLGATGSIGRSTLDVVGRHPARFRVHALTAHRDAAGLLAQCLVHRPRYAVLADPAAAQPLARGVREAGLDTEVLSGAEALVQVAEDPNADTVVAAIVGAAGLLPSLAAVRAGKRVLLANKEALVCAGAVFMAAVRDSGATLLPLDSEHNAVFQCLPEQGVGRGGVRRILLTASGGPFRETPPGELANVTPEQACAHPNWSMGRKISVDSATMMNKGLEVIEACWLFHLPPAQVEVVVHPESVIHSLVEYTDGSMLAQLGNPDMRTPIAHALAWPERIESGVAPLDLVRTGQLNFQAPDPRRFPCLGLAYSALRAGGNACAVLNAANEVAVEAFLAGRIGFMAIAELVERTLERIPRGELADLEAVLAADTQARETARQTLEAMA; via the coding sequence ATGCGCGTGACCGTACTCGGGGCCACCGGCTCCATTGGCCGCAGCACGCTGGACGTGGTCGGCCGCCACCCGGCCCGTTTTCGCGTCCATGCGCTCACCGCGCACCGCGATGCGGCGGGCCTGCTGGCGCAGTGTCTGGTGCACCGGCCCCGCTATGCGGTGCTCGCCGACCCGGCGGCGGCCCAGCCGCTTGCCCGCGGCGTGCGCGAGGCGGGGTTGGACACGGAGGTGCTCAGTGGCGCCGAGGCGCTGGTGCAAGTGGCCGAAGACCCGAACGCCGACACCGTGGTGGCCGCCATCGTCGGCGCCGCCGGCCTGCTGCCCAGCCTCGCGGCGGTGCGAGCGGGCAAGCGGGTGCTGCTGGCCAACAAGGAGGCGCTGGTCTGCGCCGGCGCGGTGTTCATGGCGGCGGTGCGCGATAGCGGCGCGACCCTGCTGCCGCTGGACAGCGAACACAACGCGGTCTTCCAGTGCCTGCCCGAGCAGGGCGTCGGCCGGGGCGGGGTGCGGCGCATCCTGCTCACGGCCTCGGGCGGGCCGTTTCGGGAAACCCCGCCCGGGGAACTGGCGAATGTCACCCCGGAGCAGGCCTGCGCGCACCCCAACTGGTCCATGGGGCGGAAGATCTCCGTGGATTCCGCCACCATGATGAACAAGGGCCTGGAGGTCATCGAAGCCTGCTGGCTGTTCCACCTGCCGCCCGCGCAGGTGGAGGTGGTGGTGCACCCCGAAAGCGTGATCCACTCCCTGGTCGAATACACCGACGGGTCCATGCTGGCGCAGCTGGGCAATCCGGATATGCGCACGCCCATCGCCCACGCGCTGGCCTGGCCGGAGCGGATCGAATCGGGGGTCGCGCCGCTGGATCTGGTGCGTACCGGGCAATTGAACTTTCAGGCGCCGGACCCGCGGCGCTTTCCCTGTCTCGGGCTGGCCTACAGCGCGCTGCGCGCCGGGGGCAATGCCTGCGCGGTGCTCAACGCCGCCAATGAGGTGGCGGTGGAGGCCTTTCTGGCGGGGCGCATCGGTTTCATGGCCATCGCCGAGCTGGTGGAGCGTACCCTGGAGCGCATCCCCCGGGGCGAGCTGGCGGATCTGGAAGCCGTGCTCGCCGCCGACACGCAGGCGCGGGAGACCGCCCGTCAAACCCTGGAGGCCATGGCATGA